CGGCCGTGTCGGACAACCAGGTCGGAGCCGAACAGGGCTGCTGCGCGTTCGTTAAACCGCCTCACGCATCCACGACAGTCCAGCAGCACCGCGCCAAAATTGAGCCGATCAAGAGTTGCTAGGCTTGGACCGACAGATAGCTCGCCGAGCTTCTCTGCTGCGCTTATGATCCGGCTCAGGTCCGGCGCCACTCTCAGGAAATGATCAGCTTCGCTCGGGTAGAACGGTCCTCTCTGAGCATCGCGGTACAGCGACACCCCCCATCTGCGGTTCTTGACCACCAAGCCGACCAAGGCCCACCATTCTCGGTGTCCGGGACGGGCGATCTCTTCATAATAAGACAGCCCCCTTCGTTCCTCCGGAGTTGTGATTTCGTCCTCTATAGTGAAACTGATCGGGGGTTTCGCGAGCAGCTGCGGCCTCTCAAGATGGGGACTGGGAGCGTCTCCGATCCGCTCATGCCAAAGAGCCGAAAATTCAGCATGTTCCGTGGAGTCCGGCACGCAGCCGGCTTTACCACGCTGATCGGCCGCAAAAGGGTGCGCTTTTTCGCAGGTGCGGAGAGCGCAGCTCGTCGCGCCCAGCGCATCCGCAAGTTTTTGCAGCCCTCCCGGCCACCGCTC
The genomic region above belongs to Mesorhizobium sp. B4-1-4 and contains:
- a CDS encoding helix-turn-helix transcriptional regulator; translation: MAPDATALALEACYDAAFEFERWPGGLQKLADALGATSCALRTCEKAHPFAADQRGKAGCVPDSTEHAEFSALWHERIGDAPSPHLERPQLLAKPPISFTIEDEITTPEERRGLSYYEEIARPGHREWWALVGLVVKNRRWGVSLYRDAQRGPFYPSEADHFLRVAPDLSRIISAAEKLGELSVGPSLATLDRLNFGAVLLDCRGCVRRFNERAAALFGSDLVVRHGRIRATDQPSDARLQGFIRAAVSGLSARSEPVVIARQGSPRMIAEVMPMTALGHDLFNGGDILLYFTNLMTEPVLNEQLLSVTFKLTRAEARLASQLASGEGIRTASAKLGISRETARTQLRAVFAKTGTCRQAELAALLSRLRIPSRH